Proteins from a genomic interval of Lathamus discolor isolate bLatDis1 chromosome 11, bLatDis1.hap1, whole genome shotgun sequence:
- the DNMT3B gene encoding DNA (cytosine-5)-methyltransferase 3B isoform X4: MSMVKSLERLEQRLAVMVAAQETPQAWSSRGEEGPATMKKDSSPGQEEADCRAELILLNGACTSRTSDTPPIIRETNGKPSTPDAGGLGLPSLENNKKVNKGDPAKEEEGLSWPLALAEVQEVRPRGSAGWESSLRQKPPVRLIFQAGQTRQEMKIKETNSVEPPRDLPTPLRVRSSKRRQSAPIPIPTIDLTEEDSRDSSRSSSTLSGSSSQEGQNGSTELGTEETESRDVGMALEYQDGKDFGIGELVWGKIKGFSWWPAIVVSYRATAKRPAASGMRWVQWFGDGKFSEVSADKLMGLVAFRQHFNLSTFNKLVSYRRAVYHALEVARSRSGKTFSTAPGESLEEQLKPMIDWALTGFKPLGFKGLRPPKASENGVLRNGTEEVLSLEQCPPTKRLKTNLCTSGKEQRVEEEQTREQMVSEVTNNSGSLEESCLSCGRRNPATFHPLFEGGLCQTCRDRFLELFYMYDEDGYQSYCTVCCEGKELLLCSNAGCYRCFCVECLEVLVGRGTSAKAKEQEPWNCYMCQPQRSYGVLQRRQDWNTRLQDFFTSDKGQEYAAPKIYPTVPPAKRRPIRVLSLFAGIATGYLVLKDLGIQVEKYIASEICEEPIAVGTMRHEGNITYVHDVRNITKRNIEEWGPFDLVIGGSPCTDISLVNPARKGLYEGTGRLFFEFYHLLNYARPKAGEERPFFWMFENVVAMRVNDKRDISRFLECNPVMIDAIKISAAHRARYFWGNLPGMNRIFGFPLHYTDVSNMGRGARQKLLRSWSVPVIQHLFSPLKDYFACE, translated from the exons ATGAGCATGGTAAAGAGCCTAGAGCGGCTGGAGCAGCGGCTGGCTGTGATGGTGGCTGCCCAGGAGACTCCTCAGGCCTGGTCTTCACGGGGAGAGGAGGGGccg GCGACCATGAAGAAGGACAGCAGCCCCGGCCAGGAGGAGGCAgactgcagggcagagctgatcCTCCTCAACGGCGCCTGTACCAGTCGCACCAGTGACACCCCCCCCATCATACGGGAGACAAATGGGAAGCCCAGCACTCCCG ATGCTGGGGGCCTGGGGCTGCCATCGCTGGAGAACAACAAGAAGGTGAACAAGGGAGACCCggccaaggaggaggagggcctGTCCTGGCCGCTGGCTCTCGCGGAGGTGCAGGAG GTGCGGCCCCGGGGCAGCGCAGGCTGGGAGAGCAGCCTCCGGCAGAAGCCCCCCGTGCGCCTCATCTTCCAGGCAGGGCAGACCCGCCAAGAGATGAAGATCAAGGAAACCAACAGCGTGGAGCCCCCACGGGACCTGCCGACCCCCCTGCGGGTGAGG AGCTCCAAGCGGCGCCAGTCCGCacctatccccatccccaccatcGACCTGACGGAGGAGGATTCCCGGGACTCCTCCCGGAGCAGCAGCACGCTCtctggcagcagctcccaggaggGCCAGAACGGCTCCACTGAGCTGGGGACTGAGGAGACCGAGagcagggatgtggggatgGCGCTGGAGTACCAG GACGGGAAGGATTTTGGAATCGGGGAGCTCGTCTGGGGAAAGATCAAGGGTTTCTCCTGGTGGCCGGCGATCGTCGTCTCCTACCGAGCCACGGCCAAGCGCCCGGCAGCCTCGGGCATGCGCTGGGTGCAGTGGTTCGGAGATGGGAAGTTCTCTGAG GTTTCTGCAGACAAGCTGATGGGGCTCGTGGCCTTCAGGCAGCATTTCAACCTGTCCACGTTCAACAAGCTGGTCTCCTACCGCCGAGCCGTGTACCATGCACTGGAG GTTGCCCGGAGCCGGTCGGGAAAGACGTTTTCCACAGCCCCTGGGGAGtccctggaggagcagctgaagcccATGATTGATTGGGCACTCACTGGCTTCAAGCCCCTGGGCTTCAAGGGACTGCGGCCGCCCAAAGCCTCAG AGAACGGGGTCCTGAGGAACGGGACGGAGGAGGTGCTGTCCCTCGAGCAGTGTCCCCCCACCAAGAGGCTGAAGACCAACCTGTGCACCAGCGGCAAGGAGCAGCGCGTGGAGGAGGAGCAAACCCGAG aGCAAATGGTGTCGGAAGTTACCAACAACAGCGGGAGCCTCGAAG AGAGCTGTTTGTCCTGCGGGAGGAGGAACCCGGCCACCTTCCACCCGCTGTTCGAGGGGGGGCTCTGCCAGACCTGCAGG GATAGATTCCTGGAGCTCTTCTACATGTACGACGAGGACGGTTACCAGTCCTACTGCACCGTGTGCTGCGAGggcaaggagctgctgctctgcagcaatgCTGGCTGCTACAG GTGCTTCTGTGTGGAGTGcctggaggtgctggtgggCAGAGGGACGTCGGCCAAGGCGAAAGAGCAGGAGCCCTGGAACTGCTACATGTGCCAGCCCCAGAGGAGCTATGGGGTGCTGCAGCGCCGGCAGGACTGGAACACGCGCCTGCAGGACTTCTTCACCAGCGACAAGGGGCAGGAATAC GCTGCACCCAAAATCTACCCGACGGTGCCACCAGCGAAGAGGAGACCTATTCGAGTGCTCTCTTTGTTCGCTGGCATAGCCACAG GGTACCTGGTGCTGAAGGACTTGGGCATCCAAGTGGAGAAGTACATCGCCTCGGAGATCTGCGAAGAGCCCATTGCCGTGGGCACCATGCGGCACGAGGGCAACATCACCTACGTGCACGATGTCAGGAACATAACCAAGAGAAAC ATCGAGGAGTGGGGTCCTTTTGACCTGGTGATCGGTGGAAGCCCCTGCACTGACATCTCCCTTGTCAACCCAGCCAGGAAGGGGCTCTATG AAGGGACCGGGAGGCTGTTCTTTGAGTTCTACCACCTGCTCAACTACGCTCGTCCCAAGGCCGGAGAGGAGCGTCCCTTCTTCTGGATGTTCGAGAACGTGGTGGCCATGAGGGTCAATGACAAGAGGGACATCTCTCGGTTTCTGGAG TGTAACCCGGTTATGATCGATGCTATCAAGATATCAGCTGCCCACCGAGCGCGCTATTTCTGGGGTAACCTTCCAGGGATGAACAG GATCTTCGGCTTCCCCCTCCACTACACGGATGTCTCCAACATGGGCCGCGGTGCTCGCCAGAAGCTGCTGCGGTCGTGGAGCGTCCCCGTCATCCAGCACCTCTTCTCCCCGCTCAAGGATTACTTTGCCTGCGAATAG
- the DNMT3B gene encoding DNA (cytosine-5)-methyltransferase 3B isoform X7 codes for MKKDSSPGQEEADCRAELILLNGACTSRTSDTPPIIRETNGKPSTPDAGGLGLPSLENNKKVNKGDPAKEEEGLSWPLALAEVQEVRPRGSAGWESSLRQKPPVRLIFQAGQTRQEMKIKETNSVEPPRDLPTPLRVRSSKRRQSAPIPIPTIDLTEEDSRDSSRSSSTLSGSSSQEGQNGSTELGTEETESRDVGMALEYQDGKDFGIGELVWGKIKGFSWWPAIVVSYRATAKRPAASGMRWVQWFGDGKFSEVSADKLMGLVAFRQHFNLSTFNKLVSYRRAVYHALEVARSRSGKTFSTAPGESLEEQLKPMIDWALTGFKPLGFKGLRPPKASENGVLRNGTEEVLSLEQCPPTKRLKTNLCTSGKEQRVEEEQTREQMVSEVTNNSGSLEESCLSCGRRNPATFHPLFEGGLCQTCRDRFLELFYMYDEDGYQSYCTVCCEGKELLLCSNAGCYRCFCVECLEVLVGRGTSAKAKEQEPWNCYMCQPQRSYGVLQRRQDWNTRLQDFFTSDKGQEYAAPKIYPTVPPAKRRPIRVLSLFAGIATGHAKTATSSVSADEGDRETKESSAASDVCPLAGYLVLKDLGIQVEKYIASEICEEPIAVGTMRHEGNITYVHDVRNITKRNIEEWGPFDLVIGGSPCTDISLVNPARKGLYEGTGRLFFEFYHLLNYARPKAGEERPFFWMFENVVAMRVNDKRDISRFLECNPVMIDAIKISAAHRARYFWGNLPGMNRIFGFPLHYTDVSNMGRGARQKLLRSWSVPVIQHLFSPLKDYFACE; via the exons ATGAAGAAGGACAGCAGCCCCGGCCAGGAGGAGGCAgactgcagggcagagctgatcCTCCTCAACGGCGCCTGTACCAGTCGCACCAGTGACACCCCCCCCATCATACGGGAGACAAATGGGAAGCCCAGCACTCCCG ATGCTGGGGGCCTGGGGCTGCCATCGCTGGAGAACAACAAGAAGGTGAACAAGGGAGACCCggccaaggaggaggagggcctGTCCTGGCCGCTGGCTCTCGCGGAGGTGCAGGAG GTGCGGCCCCGGGGCAGCGCAGGCTGGGAGAGCAGCCTCCGGCAGAAGCCCCCCGTGCGCCTCATCTTCCAGGCAGGGCAGACCCGCCAAGAGATGAAGATCAAGGAAACCAACAGCGTGGAGCCCCCACGGGACCTGCCGACCCCCCTGCGGGTGAGG AGCTCCAAGCGGCGCCAGTCCGCacctatccccatccccaccatcGACCTGACGGAGGAGGATTCCCGGGACTCCTCCCGGAGCAGCAGCACGCTCtctggcagcagctcccaggaggGCCAGAACGGCTCCACTGAGCTGGGGACTGAGGAGACCGAGagcagggatgtggggatgGCGCTGGAGTACCAG GACGGGAAGGATTTTGGAATCGGGGAGCTCGTCTGGGGAAAGATCAAGGGTTTCTCCTGGTGGCCGGCGATCGTCGTCTCCTACCGAGCCACGGCCAAGCGCCCGGCAGCCTCGGGCATGCGCTGGGTGCAGTGGTTCGGAGATGGGAAGTTCTCTGAG GTTTCTGCAGACAAGCTGATGGGGCTCGTGGCCTTCAGGCAGCATTTCAACCTGTCCACGTTCAACAAGCTGGTCTCCTACCGCCGAGCCGTGTACCATGCACTGGAG GTTGCCCGGAGCCGGTCGGGAAAGACGTTTTCCACAGCCCCTGGGGAGtccctggaggagcagctgaagcccATGATTGATTGGGCACTCACTGGCTTCAAGCCCCTGGGCTTCAAGGGACTGCGGCCGCCCAAAGCCTCAG AGAACGGGGTCCTGAGGAACGGGACGGAGGAGGTGCTGTCCCTCGAGCAGTGTCCCCCCACCAAGAGGCTGAAGACCAACCTGTGCACCAGCGGCAAGGAGCAGCGCGTGGAGGAGGAGCAAACCCGAG aGCAAATGGTGTCGGAAGTTACCAACAACAGCGGGAGCCTCGAAG AGAGCTGTTTGTCCTGCGGGAGGAGGAACCCGGCCACCTTCCACCCGCTGTTCGAGGGGGGGCTCTGCCAGACCTGCAGG GATAGATTCCTGGAGCTCTTCTACATGTACGACGAGGACGGTTACCAGTCCTACTGCACCGTGTGCTGCGAGggcaaggagctgctgctctgcagcaatgCTGGCTGCTACAG GTGCTTCTGTGTGGAGTGcctggaggtgctggtgggCAGAGGGACGTCGGCCAAGGCGAAAGAGCAGGAGCCCTGGAACTGCTACATGTGCCAGCCCCAGAGGAGCTATGGGGTGCTGCAGCGCCGGCAGGACTGGAACACGCGCCTGCAGGACTTCTTCACCAGCGACAAGGGGCAGGAATAC GCTGCACCCAAAATCTACCCGACGGTGCCACCAGCGAAGAGGAGACCTATTCGAGTGCTCTCTTTGTTCGCTGGCATAGCCACAG GACACGCCAAAACGGCCACGTCGAGCGTCTCTGCTGACGAAGGAGACCGGGAGACAAAGGAGAGCAGCGCAGCCTCAGACGTGTGTCCCTTGGCAGGGTACCTGGTGCTGAAGGACTTGGGCATCCAAGTGGAGAAGTACATCGCCTCGGAGATCTGCGAAGAGCCCATTGCCGTGGGCACCATGCGGCACGAGGGCAACATCACCTACGTGCACGATGTCAGGAACATAACCAAGAGAAAC ATCGAGGAGTGGGGTCCTTTTGACCTGGTGATCGGTGGAAGCCCCTGCACTGACATCTCCCTTGTCAACCCAGCCAGGAAGGGGCTCTATG AAGGGACCGGGAGGCTGTTCTTTGAGTTCTACCACCTGCTCAACTACGCTCGTCCCAAGGCCGGAGAGGAGCGTCCCTTCTTCTGGATGTTCGAGAACGTGGTGGCCATGAGGGTCAATGACAAGAGGGACATCTCTCGGTTTCTGGAG TGTAACCCGGTTATGATCGATGCTATCAAGATATCAGCTGCCCACCGAGCGCGCTATTTCTGGGGTAACCTTCCAGGGATGAACAG GATCTTCGGCTTCCCCCTCCACTACACGGATGTCTCCAACATGGGCCGCGGTGCTCGCCAGAAGCTGCTGCGGTCGTGGAGCGTCCCCGTCATCCAGCACCTCTTCTCCCCGCTCAAGGATTACTTTGCCTGCGAATAG
- the DNMT3B gene encoding DNA (cytosine-5)-methyltransferase 3B isoform X6: MSMVKSLERLEQRLAVMVAAQETPQAWSSRGEEGPATMKKDSSPGQEEADCRAELILLNGACTSRTSDTPPIIRETNGKPSTPDAGGLGLPSLENNKKVNKGDPAKEEEGLSWPLALAEVQEVRPRGSAGWESSLRQKPPVRLIFQAGQTRQEMKIKETNSVEPPRDLPTPLRSSKRRQSAPIPIPTIDLTEEDSRDSSRSSSTLSGSSSQEGQNGSTELGTEETESRDVGMALEYQDGKDFGIGELVWGKIKGFSWWPAIVVSYRATAKRPAASGMRWVQWFGDGKFSEVSADKLMGLVAFRQHFNLSTFNKLVSYRRAVYHALEVARSRSGKTFSTAPGESLEEQLKPMIDWALTGFKPLGFKGLRPPKASENGVLRNGTEEVLSLEQCPPTKRLKTNLCTSGKEQRVEEEQTREQMVSEVTNNSGSLEESCLSCGRRNPATFHPLFEGGLCQTCRDRFLELFYMYDEDGYQSYCTVCCEGKELLLCSNAGCYRCFCVECLEVLVGRGTSAKAKEQEPWNCYMCQPQRSYGVLQRRQDWNTRLQDFFTSDKGQEYAAPKIYPTVPPAKRRPIRVLSLFAGIATGYLVLKDLGIQVEKYIASEICEEPIAVGTMRHEGNITYVHDVRNITKRNIEEWGPFDLVIGGSPCTDISLVNPARKGLYEGTGRLFFEFYHLLNYARPKAGEERPFFWMFENVVAMRVNDKRDISRFLECNPVMIDAIKISAAHRARYFWGNLPGMNRIFGFPLHYTDVSNMGRGARQKLLRSWSVPVIQHLFSPLKDYFACE; encoded by the exons ATGAGCATGGTAAAGAGCCTAGAGCGGCTGGAGCAGCGGCTGGCTGTGATGGTGGCTGCCCAGGAGACTCCTCAGGCCTGGTCTTCACGGGGAGAGGAGGGGccg GCGACCATGAAGAAGGACAGCAGCCCCGGCCAGGAGGAGGCAgactgcagggcagagctgatcCTCCTCAACGGCGCCTGTACCAGTCGCACCAGTGACACCCCCCCCATCATACGGGAGACAAATGGGAAGCCCAGCACTCCCG ATGCTGGGGGCCTGGGGCTGCCATCGCTGGAGAACAACAAGAAGGTGAACAAGGGAGACCCggccaaggaggaggagggcctGTCCTGGCCGCTGGCTCTCGCGGAGGTGCAGGAG GTGCGGCCCCGGGGCAGCGCAGGCTGGGAGAGCAGCCTCCGGCAGAAGCCCCCCGTGCGCCTCATCTTCCAGGCAGGGCAGACCCGCCAAGAGATGAAGATCAAGGAAACCAACAGCGTGGAGCCCCCACGGGACCTGCCGACCCCCCTGCGG AGCTCCAAGCGGCGCCAGTCCGCacctatccccatccccaccatcGACCTGACGGAGGAGGATTCCCGGGACTCCTCCCGGAGCAGCAGCACGCTCtctggcagcagctcccaggaggGCCAGAACGGCTCCACTGAGCTGGGGACTGAGGAGACCGAGagcagggatgtggggatgGCGCTGGAGTACCAG GACGGGAAGGATTTTGGAATCGGGGAGCTCGTCTGGGGAAAGATCAAGGGTTTCTCCTGGTGGCCGGCGATCGTCGTCTCCTACCGAGCCACGGCCAAGCGCCCGGCAGCCTCGGGCATGCGCTGGGTGCAGTGGTTCGGAGATGGGAAGTTCTCTGAG GTTTCTGCAGACAAGCTGATGGGGCTCGTGGCCTTCAGGCAGCATTTCAACCTGTCCACGTTCAACAAGCTGGTCTCCTACCGCCGAGCCGTGTACCATGCACTGGAG GTTGCCCGGAGCCGGTCGGGAAAGACGTTTTCCACAGCCCCTGGGGAGtccctggaggagcagctgaagcccATGATTGATTGGGCACTCACTGGCTTCAAGCCCCTGGGCTTCAAGGGACTGCGGCCGCCCAAAGCCTCAG AGAACGGGGTCCTGAGGAACGGGACGGAGGAGGTGCTGTCCCTCGAGCAGTGTCCCCCCACCAAGAGGCTGAAGACCAACCTGTGCACCAGCGGCAAGGAGCAGCGCGTGGAGGAGGAGCAAACCCGAG aGCAAATGGTGTCGGAAGTTACCAACAACAGCGGGAGCCTCGAAG AGAGCTGTTTGTCCTGCGGGAGGAGGAACCCGGCCACCTTCCACCCGCTGTTCGAGGGGGGGCTCTGCCAGACCTGCAGG GATAGATTCCTGGAGCTCTTCTACATGTACGACGAGGACGGTTACCAGTCCTACTGCACCGTGTGCTGCGAGggcaaggagctgctgctctgcagcaatgCTGGCTGCTACAG GTGCTTCTGTGTGGAGTGcctggaggtgctggtgggCAGAGGGACGTCGGCCAAGGCGAAAGAGCAGGAGCCCTGGAACTGCTACATGTGCCAGCCCCAGAGGAGCTATGGGGTGCTGCAGCGCCGGCAGGACTGGAACACGCGCCTGCAGGACTTCTTCACCAGCGACAAGGGGCAGGAATAC GCTGCACCCAAAATCTACCCGACGGTGCCACCAGCGAAGAGGAGACCTATTCGAGTGCTCTCTTTGTTCGCTGGCATAGCCACAG GGTACCTGGTGCTGAAGGACTTGGGCATCCAAGTGGAGAAGTACATCGCCTCGGAGATCTGCGAAGAGCCCATTGCCGTGGGCACCATGCGGCACGAGGGCAACATCACCTACGTGCACGATGTCAGGAACATAACCAAGAGAAAC ATCGAGGAGTGGGGTCCTTTTGACCTGGTGATCGGTGGAAGCCCCTGCACTGACATCTCCCTTGTCAACCCAGCCAGGAAGGGGCTCTATG AAGGGACCGGGAGGCTGTTCTTTGAGTTCTACCACCTGCTCAACTACGCTCGTCCCAAGGCCGGAGAGGAGCGTCCCTTCTTCTGGATGTTCGAGAACGTGGTGGCCATGAGGGTCAATGACAAGAGGGACATCTCTCGGTTTCTGGAG TGTAACCCGGTTATGATCGATGCTATCAAGATATCAGCTGCCCACCGAGCGCGCTATTTCTGGGGTAACCTTCCAGGGATGAACAG GATCTTCGGCTTCCCCCTCCACTACACGGATGTCTCCAACATGGGCCGCGGTGCTCGCCAGAAGCTGCTGCGGTCGTGGAGCGTCCCCGTCATCCAGCACCTCTTCTCCCCGCTCAAGGATTACTTTGCCTGCGAATAG
- the DNMT3B gene encoding DNA (cytosine-5)-methyltransferase 3B isoform X2 yields the protein MSMVKSLERLEQRLAVMVAAQETPQAWSSRGEEGPATMKKDSSPGQEEADCRAELILLNGACTSRTSDTPPIIRETNGKPSTPDAGGLGLPSLENNKKVNKGDPAKEEEGLSWPLALAEVQEVRPRGSAGWESSLRQKPPVRLIFQAGQTRQEMKIKETNSVEPPRDLPTPLRSSKRRQSAPIPIPTIDLTEEDSRDSSRSSSTLSGSSSQEGQNGSTELGTEETESRDVGMALEYQDGKDFGIGELVWGKIKGFSWWPAIVVSYRATAKRPAASGMRWVQWFGDGKFSEVSADKLMGLVAFRQHFNLSTFNKLVSYRRAVYHALEVARSRSGKTFSTAPGESLEEQLKPMIDWALTGFKPLGFKGLRPPKASENGVLRNGTEEVLSLEQCPPTKRLKTNLCTSGKEQRVEEEQTREQMVSEVTNNSGSLEESCLSCGRRNPATFHPLFEGGLCQTCRDRFLELFYMYDEDGYQSYCTVCCEGKELLLCSNAGCYRCFCVECLEVLVGRGTSAKAKEQEPWNCYMCQPQRSYGVLQRRQDWNTRLQDFFTSDKGQEYAAPKIYPTVPPAKRRPIRVLSLFAGIATGHAKTATSSVSADEGDRETKESSAASDVCPLAGYLVLKDLGIQVEKYIASEICEEPIAVGTMRHEGNITYVHDVRNITKRNIEEWGPFDLVIGGSPCTDISLVNPARKGLYEGTGRLFFEFYHLLNYARPKAGEERPFFWMFENVVAMRVNDKRDISRFLECNPVMIDAIKISAAHRARYFWGNLPGMNRIFGFPLHYTDVSNMGRGARQKLLRSWSVPVIQHLFSPLKDYFACE from the exons ATGAGCATGGTAAAGAGCCTAGAGCGGCTGGAGCAGCGGCTGGCTGTGATGGTGGCTGCCCAGGAGACTCCTCAGGCCTGGTCTTCACGGGGAGAGGAGGGGccg GCGACCATGAAGAAGGACAGCAGCCCCGGCCAGGAGGAGGCAgactgcagggcagagctgatcCTCCTCAACGGCGCCTGTACCAGTCGCACCAGTGACACCCCCCCCATCATACGGGAGACAAATGGGAAGCCCAGCACTCCCG ATGCTGGGGGCCTGGGGCTGCCATCGCTGGAGAACAACAAGAAGGTGAACAAGGGAGACCCggccaaggaggaggagggcctGTCCTGGCCGCTGGCTCTCGCGGAGGTGCAGGAG GTGCGGCCCCGGGGCAGCGCAGGCTGGGAGAGCAGCCTCCGGCAGAAGCCCCCCGTGCGCCTCATCTTCCAGGCAGGGCAGACCCGCCAAGAGATGAAGATCAAGGAAACCAACAGCGTGGAGCCCCCACGGGACCTGCCGACCCCCCTGCGG AGCTCCAAGCGGCGCCAGTCCGCacctatccccatccccaccatcGACCTGACGGAGGAGGATTCCCGGGACTCCTCCCGGAGCAGCAGCACGCTCtctggcagcagctcccaggaggGCCAGAACGGCTCCACTGAGCTGGGGACTGAGGAGACCGAGagcagggatgtggggatgGCGCTGGAGTACCAG GACGGGAAGGATTTTGGAATCGGGGAGCTCGTCTGGGGAAAGATCAAGGGTTTCTCCTGGTGGCCGGCGATCGTCGTCTCCTACCGAGCCACGGCCAAGCGCCCGGCAGCCTCGGGCATGCGCTGGGTGCAGTGGTTCGGAGATGGGAAGTTCTCTGAG GTTTCTGCAGACAAGCTGATGGGGCTCGTGGCCTTCAGGCAGCATTTCAACCTGTCCACGTTCAACAAGCTGGTCTCCTACCGCCGAGCCGTGTACCATGCACTGGAG GTTGCCCGGAGCCGGTCGGGAAAGACGTTTTCCACAGCCCCTGGGGAGtccctggaggagcagctgaagcccATGATTGATTGGGCACTCACTGGCTTCAAGCCCCTGGGCTTCAAGGGACTGCGGCCGCCCAAAGCCTCAG AGAACGGGGTCCTGAGGAACGGGACGGAGGAGGTGCTGTCCCTCGAGCAGTGTCCCCCCACCAAGAGGCTGAAGACCAACCTGTGCACCAGCGGCAAGGAGCAGCGCGTGGAGGAGGAGCAAACCCGAG aGCAAATGGTGTCGGAAGTTACCAACAACAGCGGGAGCCTCGAAG AGAGCTGTTTGTCCTGCGGGAGGAGGAACCCGGCCACCTTCCACCCGCTGTTCGAGGGGGGGCTCTGCCAGACCTGCAGG GATAGATTCCTGGAGCTCTTCTACATGTACGACGAGGACGGTTACCAGTCCTACTGCACCGTGTGCTGCGAGggcaaggagctgctgctctgcagcaatgCTGGCTGCTACAG GTGCTTCTGTGTGGAGTGcctggaggtgctggtgggCAGAGGGACGTCGGCCAAGGCGAAAGAGCAGGAGCCCTGGAACTGCTACATGTGCCAGCCCCAGAGGAGCTATGGGGTGCTGCAGCGCCGGCAGGACTGGAACACGCGCCTGCAGGACTTCTTCACCAGCGACAAGGGGCAGGAATAC GCTGCACCCAAAATCTACCCGACGGTGCCACCAGCGAAGAGGAGACCTATTCGAGTGCTCTCTTTGTTCGCTGGCATAGCCACAG GACACGCCAAAACGGCCACGTCGAGCGTCTCTGCTGACGAAGGAGACCGGGAGACAAAGGAGAGCAGCGCAGCCTCAGACGTGTGTCCCTTGGCAGGGTACCTGGTGCTGAAGGACTTGGGCATCCAAGTGGAGAAGTACATCGCCTCGGAGATCTGCGAAGAGCCCATTGCCGTGGGCACCATGCGGCACGAGGGCAACATCACCTACGTGCACGATGTCAGGAACATAACCAAGAGAAAC ATCGAGGAGTGGGGTCCTTTTGACCTGGTGATCGGTGGAAGCCCCTGCACTGACATCTCCCTTGTCAACCCAGCCAGGAAGGGGCTCTATG AAGGGACCGGGAGGCTGTTCTTTGAGTTCTACCACCTGCTCAACTACGCTCGTCCCAAGGCCGGAGAGGAGCGTCCCTTCTTCTGGATGTTCGAGAACGTGGTGGCCATGAGGGTCAATGACAAGAGGGACATCTCTCGGTTTCTGGAG TGTAACCCGGTTATGATCGATGCTATCAAGATATCAGCTGCCCACCGAGCGCGCTATTTCTGGGGTAACCTTCCAGGGATGAACAG GATCTTCGGCTTCCCCCTCCACTACACGGATGTCTCCAACATGGGCCGCGGTGCTCGCCAGAAGCTGCTGCGGTCGTGGAGCGTCCCCGTCATCCAGCACCTCTTCTCCCCGCTCAAGGATTACTTTGCCTGCGAATAG